Proteins encoded together in one Cicer arietinum cultivar CDC Frontier isolate Library 1 chromosome 4, Cicar.CDCFrontier_v2.0, whole genome shotgun sequence window:
- the LOC101490595 gene encoding interactor of constitutive active ROPs 2, chloroplastic-like, protein MQTQKARTSTSGVPRKKSPSTPRKMKTPGSNSNSAPSSPNPASKTPKDRSPKVKLTQSPVSEKNQTSRVHELESKLAQLEEDLKKSKEQLNLSESLKIKVHQEAEEAKNQLLSMSRELEESQQQLLELSTSEDERLQELRKISQDRDREWQSELEAVQKQHSMDSSALASAMNEIQKLKMLLERARESEATRIDDADSAEAEIQELRMELDEKFSLIEKLKNEVSHCRESESNALEIVGKCQMQLEAANKTVESLRSEGANASEAYQSLALELEQSKAQVKSLEELVRKVEANLVSVDNKNALEVVESDEISRLKAELVLVKAEAVQLKSALDVAEVRYQDEYIQSTLEIRNAFEQLEHIKSESSKKQNELYEELKKAKADIEELRKCLMEKESHSDSDIAELTGRLLEKEIKLQSITEENNALKMEIKREELEKNKITNEAVASAEAARAVETKLFCITEEADKSNRKIARVTEELDAAHAANSELEAELRRLKVQSDQWRKAAEAAAAMLSSGKIVERNGEVDNGYNSIINGKMSSPYLEDIDDDSPKKKNTTMLKKIGVLWKKNHQ, encoded by the exons ATGCAGACACAAAAAGCAAG AACTAGTACTTCAGGAGTTCCCCGGAAGAAATCGCCTTCAACTCCTCGCAAAATGAAGACACCAGGATCTAATTCTAACTCGGCACCATCATCTCCAAATCCAGCAAGTAAAACTCCAAAAGATAGGAGCCCAAAAGTCAAGTTGACACAAAGTCCAGTATCTGAG AAGAACCAAACAAGTAGGGTCCACGAATTGGAATCTAAGCTTGCTCAACTTGAAGAAGATCTCAAGAAATCTAAGGAACAACTTAACTTATCTGAGTCATTGAAGATAAAAGTTCATCAGGAAGCTGAAGAGGCAAAGAACCAGCTTTTATCCATGTCAAGAGAGTTGGAGGAATCACAGCAACAGCTTCTGGAACTATCTACTTCTGAAGACGAACGGCTTCAAGAACTGCGTAAAATTTCTCAGGACCGTGATCGAGAATGGCAGTCTGAACTAGAGGCTGTCCAAAAGCAGCACTCAATGGACTCATCTGCTTTAGCATCTGCCATGAATGAAATTCAGAAACTGAAAATGCTGCTCGAAAGAGCGCGAGAATCGGAAGCTACTCGGATTGATGATGCTGATTCGGCTGAGGCTGAGATACAAGAGTTGAGGATGGAGCTTGATGAAAAATTCTCTTTAATTGAAAAGCTGAAGAATGAGGTGAGTCATTGCAGAGAATCAGAATCCAATGCTTTGGAAATAGTTGGCAAATGTCAAATGCAACTAGAAGCTGCAAATAAGACAGTGGAATCGCTTCGGTCAGAAGGCGCGAATGCATCAGAAGCTTATCAGTCCTTAGCCTTAGAATTGGAACAGTCAAAGGCTCAAGTAAAATCATTGGAGGAACTTGTAAGAAAAGTTGAGGCTAATTTAGTCAGTGTAGATAACAAGAATGCACTGGAAGTTGTCGAAAGCGATGAGATAAGCCGGCTCAAAGCCGAGCTTGTCTTAGTTAAAGCTGAAGCAGTGCAGTTAAAATCTGCATTGGATGTCGCAGAGGTAAGATATCAGGATGAGTATATCCAAAGCACATTGGAGATTAGAAATGCTTTTGAACAGTTGGAGCACATAAAATCAGAATCTAGTAAAAAACAGAATGAACTATATGAAGAATTGAAGAAAGCTAAAGCTGATATTGAAGAGTTAAGGAAGTGTTTGATGGAAAAAGAATCTCATTCAGACAGCGATATAGCTGAGTTGACAGGAAGATTATTGGAGAAAGAGATAAAGCTACAAAGTATAACTGAAGAGAACAATGCACTTAAGATGGAAATAAAGAGAGAGGAGTTAGAGAAGAATAAAATCACAAATGAGGCTGTTGCTTCCGCCGAGGCAGCGAGGGCCGTGGAGACGAAACTTTTCTGCATAACAGAAGAAGCTGATAAAAGTAACAGAAAGATAGCAAGGGTGACTGAGGAGTTAGACGCTGCGCACGCCGCGAACTCGGAGTTAGAGGCTGAATTAAGGAGGTTGAAAGTGCAGTCAGATCAATGGAGGAAAGCAGCGGAAGCGGCCGCAGCTATGCTTTCTTCTGGAAAAATTGTGGAGAGAAATGGTGAAGTTGACAATGGATACAATTCTATTATTAATGGTAAGATGAGTTCACCTTATTTAGAGGACATTGATGATGATTCACCTAAGAAGAAAAATACAACTATGTTGAAGAAGATTGGAGTGTTGTGGAAGAAGAATCATCAGTAG